A window of the Halostagnicola kamekurae genome harbors these coding sequences:
- a CDS encoding DUF7509 family protein — translation MPLSATPINISNEKIKSTRDAIIERNDHLEYSNIPVAVFGPFSSKFNPYDGTAIEKSLDDSISNSGDVAYEFLEENVGSAGEDNNPKTGSQAQVENEFLNEVKNGLRDKGVNAFVASDVPPFSDQENTIEDWEDYFDDAQLGEWDYVTQSYIYSKIANINIFVFRYLGNPVGVTYEIADIFRGARSDDQPEILEQSLLWFESRIDEEIRANKKYTSRSEEEIRQHLSDSSGPHYLSAMLEHVTTDQNSDFEPASDVNPTIWEPFQRSQDIIDKTVAKVKMASNSDERYVSPIQRMCDVN, via the coding sequence ATGCCCTTATCAGCTACTCCGATTAATATCTCGAACGAAAAGATCAAATCTACGAGAGATGCAATTATTGAAAGGAATGATCATCTTGAATATTCAAATATTCCTGTTGCAGTATTTGGCCCATTTTCAAGCAAATTCAACCCGTATGATGGAACTGCAATAGAAAAATCTCTTGACGATTCTATTAGCAACTCGGGAGACGTAGCATATGAGTTTTTAGAAGAAAACGTTGGAAGTGCTGGAGAAGATAACAATCCTAAAACTGGATCACAAGCACAGGTAGAAAACGAATTTTTGAATGAAGTTAAGAACGGCCTGCGAGATAAAGGTGTAAATGCTTTTGTAGCAAGTGACGTTCCTCCCTTTAGCGATCAAGAGAACACCATTGAGGATTGGGAAGACTATTTTGATGATGCTCAGCTTGGTGAGTGGGACTATGTCACGCAGAGCTACATATATTCAAAGATAGCGAATATAAATATATTCGTCTTCCGGTACCTTGGTAACCCTGTAGGTGTTACTTATGAAATAGCAGATATCTTTCGTGGTGCAAGGTCTGATGATCAACCAGAGATATTAGAACAGTCGTTACTCTGGTTTGAAAGTAGAATCGATGAGGAAATAAGAGCAAATAAAAAATATACCTCTCGATCAGAAGAAGAGATACGCCAACATCTTTCAGATAGTAGTGGGCCTCATTATCTTTCAGCTATGCTTGAACATGTGACTACGGATCAGAATTCAGATTTTGAACCGGCTTCTGATGTAAACCCAACAATATGGGAGCCGTTCCAACGTAGTCAAGATATAATTGATAAGACCGTAGCAAAAGTGAAGATGGCATCTAATTCTGATGAAAGGTATGTTTCTCCAATTCAACGAATGTGCGATGTTAACTAA